TCTTGCTTTGCCTGATGACACTGGCAAGAGttttgctgccagctgtgccaggaacaAGTTAACTTCCAAAAAGTAACCTCTGTTATTTGTGGGACAGTTTTGGTCATCAAAGGAGAACTTGCAGGAGACCTTGTTCTTCACAGGGCCCTTGACtacaggggctgtgctgctcaggctgcagctccatgaGCACAGAAGTGACTGAGAGAAGCAGCTTCTGCTTGGGTGCTTATAAATTCTATGTCCCTTCTCTGAAGAGTGCCACTGTACAGGAGGCAGACCACTCCCTCATGCCAGTCCGGCCTGGAGTGGCtgagcaggctgctccaaatgcttcagctgcagctttctAGCACAAAGTGGTGCAGGGCAGCAATGGCCATCTGTGGGCAGCACGTGCCTGCAGTGTGCCCACAGCACTGGCTAATGACACCTGCATCATGCTGCCCCTTCAGTGCCCCTGCACTGGCTGGGCTGATGTGAGATCTGTACCAAACTGCTGTTGAGTGAAGTCCACTCTCGAAGTGTGTTCATTCCTGCTGCTAAGTCACTTCCTctgagccccacagcagcctgaaTTCTtgccccttcctctcccttctctcccaaaATGCCTTGTGAAGCAGGAATGCTGCCTTGTCAGCCCCTTCCCACACTATGCATTGCATCCCACAAGgctttccctccctctttcaGACCAGAGACTGGaatgaggagctgcagaccACACGGGAGCTTCCACGCAAGAACCTGCCTGAGAGGCTGCTGAGAGAACGAGCCATTTTCAAGGTAACTTTGGGATatgcaggcagctcctcacacagcccctTCTTTGCTGCCTGTGTTCTGGCTCCTGGGACTTGTATTGAAGCCAGGCTCACAGCAGTAAAAGCCAGTgacctgcctgcctgctgaAAGGCTcttgggaggagaggagcaaaggaaaaatttgcAGGGAGCTTTGAGAGCATGGGAGGCCATCCTGACCCTGCTTTCTCTCCATGTGCCTCCAGGTTCACAGTGacttcactgcagcagcaacacGAGGTGCTATGGCTGTCATTGATGGCAATGTCATGGCCATCAACCCCAGCGAGGAGACCAAGATGCAGATGTTCATCTGGAACAACATTTTCTTCAGCCTGGGCTTTGACGTCCGTGACCACTACAAGGACTTTGGTGGAGACGTTGCTGCTTACGTGGCTCCTACCAACGATCTCAATGGTGTGCGGACCTACAATGCTGTGGATGTGGAAGGGCTGTACACGCTGGGGACTGTCGTGGTGGATTACAGAGGTTACAGGGTGACAGCTCAGTCTATTATCCCTGGCATCTTGGAGCGGGAGCAGGAACAGAGTGTCATCTATGGGTCAATAGACTTTGGCAAGACAGTTGTGTCCCACCCCAAgtacctggagctgctggagaagacCAGCAGGCCGCTGAAGATCCAGAAGCACAAAGTTCTCAACGACAAGAATGAGGAGGTGGAGCTGTGCTCCTCAGTAGAGTGCAAAGGCATTATTGGCAACGATGGGCGTCACTACATCCTGGACCTGCTACGCACTTTCCCTCCAGATCTAAACTTCCTGCCTGTTGAAGGGGAGGAGATGCCAGAGGAATGTAAGAAAATGGGGTTCCccaagcagcacagacacaagCTTTGCTGTCTCCGCCAAGAGCTTGTTGATGCCTTTGTAGAACAcaggtgagcagagctcccCCCTTCCTCCACCTGCATCTGGTCATGGTTCAAGTCAGGACCTTGCTGCACTGTCCTGGGaacatcccagcagagctcccagaaGTGAGCAGCTAATTGCCCTGTTGCTTGGCTGTGTAAATGCAGTTACAGGAACTTAATTAACAAGAGGTGAAAACAGTAGGGATTTGGACAGGGAGCCAGGGAAAGAGATGGTTTGGGTTTTAGTGTCCAGATCTATTATTGTTAATTCCTGTCCAAGCATCTAGAAGTTCTTTCCCTGCAGGTGTCCTTTCCACTTGATGGCTAGGGAACAGGAAAGATTTATGCTTCTTTTTAAGGCTTTCCCACTGTCCTGAAAGTTATGTTTGTTTCTAGAGGCTGGAAAAAATCCTGTGGGCACTGCTGTAGGCGTGTTTGTGGTGGGATGCTTGGGTCACTTGGTGCTGGCGAGgcaggggagctcagggagtGGGACATGTTCCAGACACGTGGTGCTCTGGGATTCTGCTGTGCTGAACTGCCCTTTCCCTTTGCTGCAGGTATCTCTTATTCATGAAGctggctgcactgcagctgatgCAGCAGAAAGCCAACAagcaggagagctcagctgcaCTGGAAAATGGTGCCTCAGCAGAGAATGGCGCTGCAGACAGCGAGAGGCCTGAGTCAGAGGATGGGAAAATAGACGACAGCGTGACTGGGCTTGATCAGGTGAAGGAGCTCGCGGAGACCATCGCGTCTGACGATGGAACAGGTATTTCATCCTCAGCACCAGTCCCTGGTGGGCTGGCActggtgggagctgtgccaggctgggggtggtTGGGCTGATTGATGGTGGTTGAGCAGGACAAGCACTGGCTGCCTGTCAGTGTTGCCTGGCCTCTTTGTTagagctgctcacagcctgATGAATGACTCGCCCCTGCAGGCAGGGGGACTGAGGTGTCTGAACGCAGCAAGGCCACCAGCCCCTCCACTCTTCCCTGGGAGCAAAAGCCCGGCCTGGCCTGTGGAGtgcaggggagggctgggaccAGGCAGGATACCAGCAGTGCACAGGCACCTTTGGGAACCCTAGGCTAGGATTTCTGAGTGCACGTGCTTGGAGGTGGGGATATCCATGGGGTTTTTGGGTTATCTTATGTGCTTTTATTCAGACTTTGCAGCCATTCTCTTTTGCAATTGATTGTTTTTATAATGGATTTCTTCAGAATGTGCCATCTTTGCTGTTTTTAGTAACAAAACTTAATTTAATAGCTAGGTCTGTCATTTCCTGAAACTCCACattcattttattctgtttttcttcctgctccagTGGATCCCAAAAGCAGAGAAGTGATTCGGAATGCTTGCAAGGCTGTAGGCTCCATCAGTGACACATCATTTGATATTCGGTTTAACCCAGATATTTTCTCACCAGGTATGTGTACCCAGAGCTGGGACCAGCCCTTCAGAGGGTGGCTGTGTCCAGCCAGCAGCAAGCACTGTGCTGTAGCCAAGActgttgctggttttgtttggctgggcagggtgcAGGGCCCTCTGTGAAGCATGGAGATGCAGAAGAGAGGAAGCAGCAATGGattgcagtgctggagctgccaaggGGAGCGTCTCCCACCCCCGGGGGAGCACTGTGGGTTGCTGCCAAGAATCCTCCTGTGATTCTCCAGCATCCCAGCTGTGAGACCACGTGAAAagaagcagagggagggaaaaaatcaaattagatCCGCATGTAGTAGtttacacagaaaataacaCTTGTAGTTGAACGACTGATGTTGGGACCTCAGTGAAGGGCTGGGTTTGTTTTAGTAACATTTCAGTGAGCAGTCACAGTGCCCTTTCACATGCACACATCAGGCACAGGCATGAATTTCCATTACTTAGAGCCATATTTTTTATTGGGAAATTGAGAAGCTCCCAGAGTGTTTCTTGGGTTGAATACTGGGGCAATGTGCAGGCACATGGCAGGAGAATGGCCAAACCATTGAGTTTGAGCAGCCCAGCCACTGCCTGAACACAGCAGCCAATGCTCTTCCCATCAAAACATTTATAAACGTTTGAGATAAGTTTTTGAAGCATCCAGCATTCCAGGGAGACAGTTACATTTCTGTGAGTTGCTGTGGttgatgttttttctcttttcctctcccaggTGTTCGCTTCCCGGAGTCGAGCAAAGAGGAGGTGCAGGatcagaagcagctgctgaaggatgCTGCTGCgttcctgctgtcctgccagATCCCAGGCTTGGTAAGGAACCCAGAGCCAGTAGTGATGTTGCCCTCAGAacttggctgctctgagcaagcAGTGGCCCTGGTGACGTCTGGGACAGCAGCTTTacctgagcagctgcagactctggcactgctgggggacaACACCATGAGCATTGCGTGCAAGGCACGAggggttttccttttcccatcttACATCATGGCACAATTTTCTCACCTAAATCCAACAAAAAATTTTGGCACTGGTAATTCAAGCTATTGCTAAGAGTTTGGGACAATAGAGACCACATAAGCCATCCTCCCTAGCCCTGGGCATCCTTCACAGGTTATTGTTTTAGCTGACCCTGGCTGTGATTCAGTCAGTGACTAATAATTTGAAGTGACTGCTATTAGTTTTAACTAATAGCAGTCATTAAAAACTCCTTTTGTAAGTCTTAAGCATTTTGGATGTTACCCATGCTCCTGGCCACGTAAGAAATCAGTTTCTCCCTTCTTGGGATGCTTGCTGAATTGATGGCTAATGCAGCTGTCAGAGCAGGCACTGGAACTGGCAGGGCAGAACTCATGAGCTCTACTCCAAGAGGTCCAGGAGTTGTTAGTTTTGTGTTACAGGAGGGTTTTCCCTATTGGAAAGTTTCTTCTGAACTCTAAATCCACTAATTCTGTAGTCAGCACAGCCTTCAGAACCAGCTGTTCAGTCTTTATACAAAAAAGGAGGGGAGTGAGTCAGAAAAGGGCTTGGTGATTGTTGATACTCCAGTATGTAAACCCAAAACACTGCACAGGCCTGTGTGAGAGCAGGTTGCAGACCAGCTGCTGTAGCAGGTAGTCCTTTGCATATCAGAGAGGAGCTAGTGTTACTCCATGACGTGAATTAAACAACTGTTtatcagcactgcagcacaacTTTACATGCAAGTGCCATTTGTCCTTAtcagctgtgtgtgcacagctccGCGTACTCTTTTAATTGGAAATGGCAATTAGTGGCTGTGAGGCCCTTAAAGAAGGGTCAGCCTGCTAGTTGCACAGATGGGAGTTGTTTTGCCTCTGCCTCTGAGAGTGTagtgctgctccttccctgatGAGACAGAGGAGTGAAACTGGCCCCAGTGGCAAGGACCTGGCCCAGACTGGGCTGGCTACTGCAGGTGTCCCCGCTGCCTGTGTTACCATGGTGGTCCCTGGTGTTACAGCAGGTGTTACCACCAAAAGAGTCTTGTTTGGGGTCAGTGCCTGCTTTCAGggcagccctcagccccaggtAGGGAGGTGTCTCCAGTGACATTGGGGAATGCCTGTCCTGCCTCctggtgtgggttttttaaaatggaagttCTTTCCTTGGTGTTCTCAGTAACCAAAGTCTGTGTGTACCCTGCAGGTGAAGGACTGCCTGGATCACACAGTGCTCCCGATGGATGGGGCGACCTTGGCTGAGGCCATGCACCAGAGGGGCATCAACATGCGCTACCTGGGCAAAGTGATCAACTTCATCACCAAGACCCCTGGCCATGCACAGCTGGATCACATCTTTGTAAGCATCAGGCTTAACATCAGACACGTCAAACCACTCTGGCATCATTTGTCCCAAGGAGATTCCCACTTGGCCAGTTGTTCTCTCTgtgtaaaaataaacagcttcaAGAAcgggggaggagggaggaggaccTGTAAGTGGTGTctggggaggttttttttccaaagccttAATGGATTTCATAATGTTAGGAACTGTGACTATCTTTTGGGGTAGAGAATTGCTTCAGGGATTCCCAAATGTAAAAGTGAGTAACACAGTTGGACTTTCAGCCTGCATTTTTTAAGCCTCTAAGACACATCTGGGCTTTGGATCAAACTCTGAAGTGTTGTGAGCGtggctgcccaggagcaggcGGAGGCTGGGCTGTGGTAGCCCCTGAAGCACTGCTGAGGTGTGCTGAGCTGCACCCGTGGCATGTGGGCACAGAGGTGCCAGGGGCTCCTCATTGCCTCCAGGAGGGCTGTTAcagttctgtgctgcagggagaatAGTGTATCTTCTGCAGATCTTGCTAAAAGACCATTTCAGAAGCCCCGTGTATTTTTCGATATTCTTGCCAATGCACTCAGTCTGTTCTTTATTCCTTTGGGTAGAAAATTGGAATCAGTGAATTGATCACACGATCAGCCAAACACATCTTCAAGACGTACCTCCAGGTATGACCTGCAATCTGACCTCTTGCCTCATATGTCCTCCCTAATGACTTTTTTCCACAAACAGAGCTGTTTGGGGTTCTCCTCTCATTAGGCAGTTCCTGGGGGTTGCATGGCAACAAGAAGTACAAGCTCATTAGCAGTGAAATAGGTACAGGCCTCTATGTAAGGGAAAACAAGTTCCCACTTGAAGAAAGCTTTCCCGGAGAGCAATCATTCATGCTTTTCCTCCCCAGATCCTCACTCATTATGTTGGAggcttttaaaagtgaaatcacagcttgttttctttgtaatactttttcctcttaaacagtgttgcttttccccttctAAGAAGCCTTTTTAATTGACTCAACACTACATATCCTTGTACGTGTTCACACACAACCTGGCTTGGTTCCAGTGCCAAAACCTTCTTTGcactctctgctctctctgtccCAGGTAGCAGCCTGAAGTGTATGTGCCTACACTACATTTCTGTGTGTAGGCACACACTCAATCCTAGGTCACTGTAACTCTGTCTGTGCTAGTGCCACTTGTACATACTGCCTTCCTGTCCCCCTCGTGGAAGGTGCCCCTTTTTGTGTAGGACTGGGTGTGTGTGAGGCTCGGGGttggagcagtgctgtgggatggCAGGTGTCTCTCCTGACTGACTCTGGTGTCTCCCTGTAGGGTGTGGAGCTGTCAGGTTTATCTGCTgccatcagccacttcctcaATTGTTTTCTGAgctccttcccaaatcccattgCCCATCTTCCAGCTGATGAGCTGGTCTCTaagaagaagaataagaaaaggaaaaacaggaacCTTGGCAATGCTGATAACACTGCATGGGCAAGCATGACCCCTCAGGAGCTATGGAAGAATATTTGTTCAGAAGCAAAGAACTATTTTGATTTCAGTCTTGAATGGTAAGTGGAGCAGGTGACCCTGGCTTGTCCCTGGATGCGCCAAACTTCTGTAGCTCTTGTTCATTAACAGGACctcccttttttatttgtttgaataAAATTTGTACCCTTGAGGGACTTACACAGatctttaatggaaaaaaattgggCAAAGAGTAGGAAGGGGGAAATGAGACTTTGAATCAGATGAAACCTATGATGCAAAGGCAGCCAtgaaaagcagaggaggaagggaaaccTTTCCTAAGGTTTCAGAAGGGATCAGAAGGTGAGAAGCAGAAGTAGTATAGTCAGAAGATACTTGTCTATTTCAGCAGTGATTTAGGCTGAAGGGAGCTTCTGCTCCAGAAAAAGGACAACTGCTCCTGTACATGAGCAGAGATGGGGAATAAGGAAGGGGCACATTGTGAGTGGTAAACTGGAAGCACCAGTGAAGTGTCCCAAGAGAAAAGCCATGGCTAGTTGGGTAAACCAACTTTTGGCAGTTGGACAGTGATCATCCCCTCGTGACAAGGATTGCTTGCTCCTCACCAAGAGCTGAAATAGTCTGCCCAAACACTGCAGTGGGCTTTGAGAACACATGGAGGATTTCTGTAAAAGCACTGTTGGCTCTGTAGGCTTTCACAGACTGTGGATAAACTCTGCAGTGTTAGTCCTTGGTTTGGGTTAGACCTGGCTGTACAGGGACCTGTGCCTCAGGTACCCACAATGGAGCAATGGCCTTGAGCAGAAACTCCCCTGAGAGCTGAAGCTTGTGTGTACTTTCTGCAGTGAGAATGCTGACCAAGCAGCTGAAGTGTATAATCTACAGAAAATCACCCTGCTCCGTGAAATCTCCCTCAAAACTGGAGTCCAGGTAAGATCCACATCCTCCCTCCCTTGCCATCGTGATCTGTATTGAGGAACATGAAGAGTAAGTGCAATGTGTTTTGCAGGCACAGCATGAGCCCCAAAAGGTCTTTGTGGTGTTCATGTTGGAATACAGGTCCCAGCTTAGAGAAACAGATTTCTGATCCAGTTCCCTCTTAGGGTAAACTGGCTGGCATGTCCCTTGGAAGAGCAGCTGGCCTCAAGCGCTGCCTTCTCGCTCCTCTGTGGGCTGTGGGACAACAGCTGGATGAGCTCTCCTGTCACGGGCTTAGTGTTGTCACCGCTGTGCCATTTTGCCATGTGCAGGTGGTGGTGCACACCTACATCCGACCTTGGAGAGTTCTGTCCCAGGTCGTGGTACAGGAAATGTTTTGACTGTGAATCCACATTCAGAATTTTGCCCCTTTTCTTGCCAAGTGCCTGTGGAAGTGGTAACTGTGCCCTCCACTCTTTTTGGTCCCTCCAGATCCTGCTGAAGGAGTACAACTTCGACAACAGGCACAAGCCCACTTTCACAGAAGAGGATATTCTTAACATCTTCCCTGTAGTGAAGCATGTAAACCCCAAAGCCTCCGATGCTTTCCACTTCTTCCAGAGCGGGCAAGCAAAAGTTCAGCAAGGTACAGACCCCATgtgcctctgcctctcctgatGATCCCTGATAATGGGAAGAGCAGGGTATGTGGGGCATGGCTACCAGGACACCGCTGCCAACTGGTTTGGTAGAGAATCCTGGTGTCCAAGACCATATGGAACACTCCTGCTATAAAGCCACCAGCAATGAGCAAGGATGGGTCAGGGCAGTGATACTCTGCCTCCAGGGCAGTGACCTGTGTCTGTGTATCCCACCATTGGTCTCACTTCCTGTTTCCAGCAGTGTTAGAGGTtctttcatatatatatatatatatatatatatatttatatatatatcttttatAACCTTCTTTTCAGGTTTCTTGAAGGAGGGCTGTGAGCTCATCAATGAAGCCTTAAACCTGTTCAACAATGTGTATGGTGCTATGCATGTAGAAATCTGTGCCTGCCTGAGGCTGCTAGCTCGGCTCAACTATATCATGGGAGATTACTCAGAGGTAAGCAGGGGCTCCGAGGGCATTTCCTCAGTGCTCTCGTTCCTTCCCCATGCTTGCTCAGGCTCACAGCGTGGTGTGACCTGCCCTGggttctgttctgttctgttcagGCCTTAAGCAATCAGCAGAAAGCGGTGCTAATGAGCGAGAGGGTCCTGGGCATTGAACACCCCAACACCATCCAGGAATATGTGAGtatggggagctgggggagcagcagcacctcggGGGTCTGGCTGCAGTCTGAGAGCCTTAGTTCATGTCTGCAGCTGGATAAC
This genomic stretch from Serinus canaria isolate serCan28SL12 chromosome 19, serCan2020, whole genome shotgun sequence harbors:
- the CLUH gene encoding clustered mitochondria protein homolog isoform X2; this translates as MVQEIHQVLMDREDTCHRTCFSLQLDGNVLDNFAELKTIEGLQEGSLLKVVEEPYTVREARIHVRHIRDLLKSLDPSDAFNGVDCNSLSFLSVFTEGDLGDSGKRKKKGTEMEQIDCTPPEHILPGSKERPLCALQPQNRDWKPLQCLKVLTMSGWNPPPGNRKMHGDLMYLYVITVEDRHVSITASTRGFYLNQSTAYNFNPKPANPSFLSHSLVELLNQISPTFKKNFSALQKKRVQRHPFERIATPFQVYSWTAPQAEHAMDCVRAEDAYTSRLGYEEHIPGQTRDWNEELQTTRELPRKNLPERLLRERAIFKVHSDFTAAATRGAMAVIDGNVMAINPSEETKMQMFIWNNIFFSLGFDVRDHYKDFGGDVAAYVAPTNDLNGVRTYNAVDVEGLYTLGTVVVDYRGYRVTAQSIIPGILEREQEQSVIYGSIDFGKTVVSHPKYLELLEKTSRPLKIQKHKVLNDKNEEVELCSSVECKGIIGNDGRHYILDLLRTFPPDLNFLPVEGEEMPEECKKMGFPKQHRHKLCCLRQELVDAFVEHRYLLFMKLAALQLMQQKANKQESSAALENGASAENGAADSERPESEDGKIDDSVTGLDQVKELAETIASDDGTVDPKSREVIRNACKAVGSISDTSFDIRFNPDIFSPGVRFPESSKEEVQDQKQLLKDAAAFLLSCQIPGLVKDCLDHTVLPMDGATLAEAMHQRGINMRYLGKVINFITKTPGHAQLDHIFKIGISELITRSAKHIFKTYLQGVELSGLSAAISHFLNCFLSSFPNPIAHLPADELVSKKKNKKRKNRNLGNADNTAWASMTPQELWKNICSEAKNYFDFSLECENADQAAEVYNLQKITLLREISLKTGVQILLKEYNFDNRHKPTFTEEDILNIFPVVKHVNPKASDAFHFFQSGQAKVQQGFLKEGCELINEALNLFNNVYGAMHVEICACLRLLARLNYIMGDYSEALSNQQKAVLMSERVLGIEHPNTIQEYMHLALYCFANSQLSTALNLLYRARYLMLLVFGEDHPEMALLDNNIGLVLHGVMEYDLSLRFLENALAISSKYHGSKSLKVALSHHLVARVYESKAEFRSALQHEKEGYTIYKNQLGEHHEKTKESSEYLKYLTQQAVALQRTMNEIYKNGSNANIMPLKFTAPSMASVLEQLNIINGILFIPLSQKDLENLKAEVQRRQQLQESMKSGEQLEAEDKAVEEKEAEPSMPSAAIP
- the CLUH gene encoding clustered mitochondria protein homolog isoform X1 encodes the protein MVIRAGEMPPAAVPAAQGAEQQHPAPRASRPAETQQRPEHPSGVALMNGSGPHDSLKGEKDAKQNGHEEADPGEDGNDQEVIVIQDTGFTVKICAPGIEPFSLQVSPQEMVQEIHQVLMDREDTCHRTCFSLQLDGNVLDNFAELKTIEGLQEGSLLKVVEEPYTVREARIHVRHIRDLLKSLDPSDAFNGVDCNSLSFLSVFTEGDLGDSGKRKKKGTEMEQIDCTPPEHILPGSKERPLCALQPQNRDWKPLQCLKVLTMSGWNPPPGNRKMHGDLMYLYVITVEDRHVSITASTRGFYLNQSTAYNFNPKPANPSFLSHSLVELLNQISPTFKKNFSALQKKRVQRHPFERIATPFQVYSWTAPQAEHAMDCVRAEDAYTSRLGYEEHIPGQTRDWNEELQTTRELPRKNLPERLLRERAIFKVHSDFTAAATRGAMAVIDGNVMAINPSEETKMQMFIWNNIFFSLGFDVRDHYKDFGGDVAAYVAPTNDLNGVRTYNAVDVEGLYTLGTVVVDYRGYRVTAQSIIPGILEREQEQSVIYGSIDFGKTVVSHPKYLELLEKTSRPLKIQKHKVLNDKNEEVELCSSVECKGIIGNDGRHYILDLLRTFPPDLNFLPVEGEEMPEECKKMGFPKQHRHKLCCLRQELVDAFVEHRYLLFMKLAALQLMQQKANKQESSAALENGASAENGAADSERPESEDGKIDDSVTGLDQVKELAETIASDDGTVDPKSREVIRNACKAVGSISDTSFDIRFNPDIFSPGVRFPESSKEEVQDQKQLLKDAAAFLLSCQIPGLVKDCLDHTVLPMDGATLAEAMHQRGINMRYLGKVINFITKTPGHAQLDHIFKIGISELITRSAKHIFKTYLQGVELSGLSAAISHFLNCFLSSFPNPIAHLPADELVSKKKNKKRKNRNLGNADNTAWASMTPQELWKNICSEAKNYFDFSLECENADQAAEVYNLQKITLLREISLKTGVQILLKEYNFDNRHKPTFTEEDILNIFPVVKHVNPKASDAFHFFQSGQAKVQQGFLKEGCELINEALNLFNNVYGAMHVEICACLRLLARLNYIMGDYSEALSNQQKAVLMSERVLGIEHPNTIQEYMHLALYCFANSQLSTALNLLYRARYLMLLVFGEDHPEMALLDNNIGLVLHGVMEYDLSLRFLENALAISSKYHGSKSLKVALSHHLVARVYESKAEFRSALQHEKEGYTIYKNQLGEHHEKTKESSEYLKYLTQQAVALQRTMNEIYKNGSNANIMPLKFTAPSMASVLEQLNIINGILFIPLSQKDLENLKAEVQRRQQLQESMKSGEQLEAEDKAVEEKEAEPSMPSAAIP